Proteins encoded by one window of Bacteroidota bacterium:
- a CDS encoding NAD(P)H-dependent oxidoreductase subunit E, whose translation MSKNLGDLSGRKGLNYNLFEELGIAASQQGTPTAEKMEQLRKEFLVGMANVYGTVTFYDFMRPENKGKKVYVCNGSACMTAGTQQEVHTKLGAAFKADEIGEMCCLGRCHQNAAFHYAGHNFSGSDIDNLDTIRTKDTGTTEKYHVGNYGTAILTAPYGEVSDYYDIFKKCLAQSPDALLAQLKDSAIRGRGGAGFSMAFKLESCKNTTDPTKFIVCNADEGDPGAYSDRYIMEQRPHALLMGMMIAGYITGAAYGVVYIRAEYPESIAIIDEAINHLRELKLLGNNICGTNFNFDFKIIKAQGAYICGEETALLSSIEGQRPEVRVRPPYPTQQGLFNKPTVVNNVETLANLPYIMQHGGKAYAAIGSAKSSGTKLVSLDGFFNRPGIYEVDCGTPLSIVINDLGGGFRLPVKAMHIGGPLGGLVPISKIDSLSIDFETFAKEGFLLGHASVVCIPENFPLIKYIEHLFQFTAHESCGKCFPCRLGSTRGYELMHKAQTSDYKIPYELITDLLETLETGSLCALGGGLPLPVKNALNYFSNELSPYFKK comes from the coding sequence ATGTCAAAAAATTTGGGCGACTTATCGGGACGGAAAGGATTAAACTATAATCTGTTTGAAGAGTTAGGTATTGCAGCATCGCAACAGGGAACACCAACTGCCGAAAAAATGGAACAACTCCGCAAAGAATTCCTCGTAGGCATGGCGAATGTTTATGGTACTGTTACCTTTTACGATTTTATGCGCCCCGAAAACAAAGGCAAGAAAGTATATGTTTGCAATGGATCGGCATGTATGACGGCAGGTACACAACAGGAGGTACATACAAAATTAGGCGCAGCTTTTAAAGCCGATGAAATTGGGGAAATGTGCTGCCTGGGGCGTTGTCATCAAAACGCAGCCTTTCATTATGCAGGGCATAATTTTTCGGGTAGCGATATTGATAACCTGGATACTATACGAACAAAAGATACCGGCACCACCGAAAAGTATCATGTAGGCAACTATGGTACTGCAATACTAACTGCACCTTATGGCGAGGTAAGCGACTATTATGATATTTTTAAAAAATGCCTGGCACAATCTCCCGATGCGTTATTAGCACAACTTAAAGACTCCGCTATTCGTGGGCGTGGAGGTGCAGGATTTAGCATGGCCTTTAAATTGGAGTCATGTAAAAATACCACTGACCCAACCAAGTTTATCGTTTGCAATGCTGATGAAGGCGACCCCGGAGCATACAGTGACCGTTACATCATGGAGCAGCGCCCACACGCTTTGCTTATGGGAATGATGATAGCCGGATACATTACCGGTGCGGCATATGGGGTGGTTTATATTCGTGCCGAGTATCCGGAGTCAATTGCAATTATTGATGAAGCCATCAATCATCTGCGTGAATTAAAATTACTTGGCAATAATATCTGTGGCACCAACTTCAATTTCGATTTCAAAATAATAAAAGCACAAGGGGCATATATTTGTGGCGAAGAAACGGCTTTGCTCTCCTCCATCGAAGGGCAACGTCCGGAGGTGCGCGTGCGCCCACCGTACCCAACACAACAAGGATTATTTAATAAGCCTACCGTAGTCAATAATGTAGAAACCCTGGCCAACCTGCCATACATTATGCAGCATGGGGGCAAAGCATATGCAGCAATTGGTAGCGCCAAATCGAGCGGAACCAAGTTGGTCTCACTCGATGGGTTTTTTAATAGACCCGGCATTTACGAAGTAGATTGCGGCACCCCATTATCAATAGTTATAAATGATTTGGGAGGAGGCTTTCGACTTCCTGTTAAGGCCATGCACATTGGAGGACCTTTAGGAGGACTTGTTCCGATTTCAAAAATAGATAGCTTATCAATCGATTTCGAAACATTTGCAAAAGAAGGATTCCTGCTCGGTCATGCTTCGGTGGTTTGTATTCCCGAAAATTTTCCGTTGATAAAATACATTGAGCACCTGTTTCAGTTTACTGCGCATGAGAGTTGTGGCAAATGTTTTCCGTGCAGGCTTGGAAGCACGCGTGGTTACGAACTTATGCATAAGGCACAAACCAGCGATTATAAAATTCCTTACGAGCTCATTACCGACTTGCTCGAAACATTAGAAACAGGTTCTTTGTGTGCCTTAGGCGGTGGATTGCCATTGCCTGTAAAAAATGCATTGAACTACTTTAGTAACGAACTTTCTCCATATTTTAAAAAATAA
- a CDS encoding SBBP repeat-containing protein produces MKKTFLLFLTILAALHLKAQYNNRFNGQGDFSDKFNAVLTDNSNNSYAAGYSITPSSNRDILLVKYDQNGSLIWKNVYDGAGNGPDEALAIAIDASNVYITGYQKGAGTGNDFITIKYDLNGSIVWTVAYNYLANESDQSNSITTDNNGNVYITGQSDIDPSVNSNEDYVTIKYNSAGQQQWEKRKNGFGNGTDRPVKVLTDNSNNVYVTGRSNNGQNDDYMTIKYNDAGQEQWVKLFDRNDNDRATDMVVDKTWGDVIVTGRSDNGSNFDYGTVKYNTLGTQQWQAIHDYLDDDRATHVALDGQGNVFVTGQSDFDPSAGINFNITTVVYNNTGVFQWNITYAGAAGNDEVPMGIVPTGFAECVITGYTDTDPTASIVNDMVTQRYDAAGNVMWTQTYNHTGTSNDQVGAATRDPNGNIVVVGFTETAPNMDALALWYDMAGNNTHLASYNGSGDNLDNALAMVTNTAGEVFLAGYTTTYQQDRNMCIVKIDANGNTAWSKQYNGTSSYNPDEAHALVMGANHIYVAGYLRNSNQSFDYYTLKLNLLGDTVWTRSYNYAAVNGSDKAFSVGIDASENVYVAGRSDQSPNAISNNDAFIICYQTNGTKKWDKRINGSGNGDDEWITCKVTTAGNVYAVGNTYNGSNTDLLIAKFDNAGNQQWLKTLDGANGNDEARGMYLDNNENVYVTGFATASGGTYKDIVTLKYDNAGNLQWNKTYSGPGGANDNGKAITADGAGNVYVAGNIDIDNDTLTSNDDVVVLKYDGNGNYIWAQANNGAAIGNDDASDITMDAAGNIIIASTMDNTTNAIPNLDYATIYYDANGQVKGKLVYNGSADSTDSPNALLLHNNAVYITGGSGGVNTQRDMLTQCFNVVQLDINNETGNRQAIKIFPNPATTLLMIAGDYQQAVTVTIHDANAKLIFQKNFDGDVSPSINVSAFAQGTYTITVTNESGEKKESKFLIQR; encoded by the coding sequence ATGAAAAAAACATTTCTTCTTTTCCTGACCATTTTAGCTGCGCTGCACCTAAAGGCACAGTACAACAACCGCTTCAACGGGCAAGGCGACTTTAGCGATAAGTTCAATGCAGTGCTTACAGACAATAGCAATAATAGTTATGCTGCCGGATATTCGATTACACCTTCAAGCAATCGCGATATTTTGCTGGTAAAGTATGATCAAAACGGAAGCCTGATTTGGAAAAACGTGTATGATGGTGCAGGTAATGGCCCCGATGAAGCATTGGCCATAGCCATTGATGCCAGCAATGTTTATATAACCGGTTATCAAAAGGGAGCAGGTACCGGTAACGATTTTATTACCATTAAATATGACTTGAATGGAAGCATTGTGTGGACAGTTGCGTATAATTATCTAGCCAATGAGTCTGACCAAAGCAATTCTATAACCACTGACAATAATGGCAATGTTTACATAACAGGTCAAAGCGACATCGACCCATCGGTAAATAGCAATGAAGATTATGTTACCATCAAATATAATAGCGCAGGGCAACAGCAATGGGAAAAAAGAAAAAATGGTTTTGGCAACGGCACCGACCGTCCGGTAAAAGTACTAACCGACAATAGCAATAATGTGTACGTAACCGGCCGCAGCAATAATGGGCAAAACGATGATTACATGACCATTAAATATAACGATGCAGGGCAGGAACAATGGGTGAAGTTATTTGACCGTAATGATAACGACCGTGCTACAGATATGGTGGTTGACAAAACCTGGGGCGATGTAATAGTTACCGGCCGCAGCGACAATGGTAGTAATTTTGATTATGGAACAGTAAAATACAATACCTTAGGAACCCAGCAATGGCAGGCCATACATGATTACCTGGATGATGATCGCGCTACCCACGTTGCCTTGGATGGGCAAGGCAATGTCTTCGTAACCGGGCAAAGCGATTTCGACCCATCGGCCGGTATCAATTTCAACATCACTACCGTTGTGTATAATAACACTGGCGTATTTCAATGGAATATAACATATGCAGGTGCTGCAGGTAATGATGAAGTGCCTATGGGTATTGTTCCTACAGGCTTTGCAGAGTGTGTAATAACTGGCTATACCGATACCGACCCAACCGCCTCGATTGTAAACGATATGGTTACCCAGCGTTATGATGCTGCGGGTAATGTAATGTGGACGCAAACGTATAACCATACCGGTACAAGCAACGACCAGGTGGGGGCAGCAACCCGCGACCCAAACGGGAATATAGTTGTGGTAGGTTTTACCGAGACCGCACCTAATATGGATGCATTGGCATTATGGTATGACATGGCAGGCAATAATACCCACCTTGCCTCATACAATGGCTCTGGCGATAATTTAGATAATGCACTAGCTATGGTGACCAATACAGCAGGAGAAGTTTTTCTTGCCGGTTACACCACTACGTATCAACAGGATCGCAATATGTGTATTGTCAAAATTGATGCAAACGGCAACACCGCATGGAGTAAACAATATAACGGAACCTCATCCTATAACCCTGACGAAGCGCATGCTTTGGTTATGGGTGCAAATCATATTTATGTTGCCGGTTACTTACGAAATAGCAATCAGTCGTTTGATTATTATACGCTCAAATTAAATTTATTGGGCGATACAGTATGGACCCGCTCTTATAATTATGCTGCCGTAAATGGTAGCGATAAAGCGTTTAGTGTAGGAATTGATGCAAGCGAAAATGTGTATGTGGCAGGGCGCAGCGATCAATCGCCAAACGCAATATCTAACAACGATGCGTTCATTATTTGCTATCAAACCAATGGTACTAAAAAATGGGATAAGCGTATAAATGGCAGCGGTAATGGTGATGATGAATGGATTACATGCAAGGTAACAACTGCCGGTAATGTATATGCCGTAGGTAACACCTACAACGGCTCTAACACAGACCTATTAATTGCAAAATTTGATAATGCCGGAAACCAGCAATGGCTTAAAACTCTTGATGGTGCCAATGGAAATGATGAAGCCCGTGGCATGTACCTCGACAATAATGAAAATGTATATGTAACTGGTTTTGCAACTGCATCGGGAGGAACCTATAAGGATATAGTTACACTTAAATATGACAATGCAGGTAACTTGCAATGGAACAAAACTTACAGTGGGCCGGGAGGAGCAAATGATAATGGCAAAGCCATTACTGCCGATGGTGCAGGCAATGTGTATGTGGCAGGCAATATAGATATAGACAATGATACACTTACCTCCAATGACGATGTTGTGGTGTTGAAATACGATGGCAATGGAAACTATATATGGGCACAAGCAAATAATGGAGCCGCTATAGGTAATGATGATGCAAGTGATATTACTATGGATGCGGCCGGAAATATTATTATTGCATCTACCATGGACAACACAACCAATGCGATACCCAATCTTGACTACGCAACTATATACTACGATGCTAATGGGCAGGTTAAAGGTAAGCTCGTGTATAATGGTTCGGCTGATAGTACCGACTCGCCCAATGCCTTGCTGTTACACAACAACGCTGTTTATATAACTGGTGGTAGCGGAGGCGTAAATACACAACGCGATATGCTTACGCAATGTTTTAATGTGGTACAACTTGATATTAACAATGAAACCGGCAACAGGCAGGCCATTAAAATTTTCCCTAATCCTGCCACTACGCTGTTAATGATTGCTGGCGACTATCAACAGGCTGTTACCGTAACCATACATGATGCGAATGCGAAGTTGATTTTTCAAAAAAATTTTGATGGCGATGTTTCCCCTTCTATAAATGTGAGCGCATTTGCACAAGGAACATATACCATAACCGTTACAAACGAAAGCGGAGAAAAAAAGGAATCAAAATTTTTAATTCAAAGATAA
- a CDS encoding DUF2490 domain-containing protein encodes MRFLINVTLAVLVATECYSQQQDAGLRLNLEIEKKVTKRLSVSLINRLTFNNNITECGSAFTGIAAGYKLNKWLTIGGQYRFMQNRNLDNFYDDRQRFIGELSAQKKIGKVEVGIRMRYQSTINGIAITEAYQHQTRDLLRARVQVRYKLSKKYSVALREEIFYRLGQLNNLQGMRTSAAFSYNVTRHHQLDLLYFVHQELNLKANDTDFIFSVGYGFTF; translated from the coding sequence ATGCGCTTCCTCATAAATGTAACCCTAGCCGTATTAGTTGCCACTGAATGTTACAGTCAGCAGCAGGATGCCGGATTGCGCCTAAATCTTGAAATTGAAAAAAAGGTAACCAAGCGGTTGTCAGTGTCATTGATCAACCGACTAACGTTTAACAACAATATTACAGAATGTGGCAGCGCCTTTACAGGCATAGCTGCCGGTTACAAATTAAATAAATGGCTCACTATAGGTGGGCAATATCGTTTTATGCAAAACCGAAACCTTGATAATTTTTATGACGACAGGCAACGATTTATTGGCGAGTTATCGGCACAAAAAAAAATTGGAAAAGTAGAAGTTGGCATTCGCATGCGTTATCAAAGTACCATCAATGGCATTGCTATAACCGAAGCATATCAGCACCAAACGCGCGATTTGTTGCGTGCTCGGGTGCAAGTACGTTACAAGTTAAGTAAAAAGTACTCGGTTGCTTTACGCGAAGAAATTTTTTATCGCCTTGGACAACTAAACAACCTGCAAGGTATGCGAACCTCAGCCGCCTTCTCTTACAATGTAACCCGACATCATCAACTTGATTTGCTCTATTTTGTTCATCAAGAGCTTAATCTTAAAGCAAACGATACAGATTTTATTTTTTCGGTAGGTTATGGATTCACGTTTTAA
- the fdhF gene encoding formate dehydrogenase subunit alpha, whose translation MEKFVFINDKKFPIQSGDTILKLVRRHFGKDFVPTLCDAPNLEPFGSCRVCSVDVALVQNGPAKAMASCHTPVIENSYIYTDSERITRLRKNIIELVLTDHPLDCLTCEVNNNCELQTVAARVGIRKVRYPEGKNHLNREKDLSHPYMTSDFSKCINCFRCVRACDEVQGQFVLSMAGRGFDSHIVKGDNKTFFESACVSCGACAQACPTSAISDVFESKSIAIDKKVRTICTYCGVGCNLDVAVDNGQVKSIQAPYDAEVNQGHTCLKGRFAFSFYKHPERIQTPLIKRNGKFEPATWDEAYDFVATKFSEIKNTHGPDALAGISSARCTNEENYLMQKFFRAVIGTNNIDSCARVCHSPTALGMQRTFGTGAATNSIEDLKYTDLIMVIGANPTSGHPVTGAKLKQLAMKKTCIVIDPRRTELAEYATYHLQLRPGTNVAMLNMLLYYIVAEGLEDKNFIENRTEGYEEFRQHMLKQNMDELEKITGVKKELARKAAMAYASAPNAMSFHGLGVTEHSQGTYTVMLIADLAMITGNIGRRGVGVNPLRGQNNVQGAADMGCQPHQGAGYLDVTNTEYHHRYEEFYKAKLPIHVGYKIPQMYDAALAGKLKALWIMGEDNVQTDPNTTHVKNALSKLDLLVVQELFMTETSKMADVILPASSFLEKSGTFTNGERRIQRVQEVVKPLPGTKPDGQIVIDLMNRMGYAQADYDPKTLLEEIAQIVPFFAGVKWDELGDNGKQWPVLPDGSDTEILHTDTFKRGKGKFQTATWLESEEIVKNADEFPYILTTNRELEHYNCGTMTRRTGNVEILKDDVLIIHPEDATKHQIAEGEYVCVISARGKIDVKARISDEVRPGVLSSTFHFPDIHMNDLTSSVADSEAMCPEYKVVAVNIRKSKGQHKILAEAKG comes from the coding sequence ATGGAAAAATTTGTCTTTATAAACGATAAAAAATTCCCCATACAGTCGGGCGATACTATTTTGAAACTGGTACGCAGGCATTTTGGTAAGGACTTTGTTCCTACACTGTGCGATGCGCCTAACCTTGAACCTTTTGGTTCTTGCCGAGTATGTAGCGTAGATGTGGCACTTGTGCAAAACGGTCCGGCAAAGGCAATGGCCTCGTGCCATACGCCTGTTATCGAAAACTCGTATATCTACACCGATAGCGAACGTATTACACGATTACGCAAGAATATTATTGAACTTGTACTTACCGATCATCCTCTTGATTGCCTTACCTGTGAAGTAAACAATAATTGCGAGTTACAAACCGTAGCTGCGCGTGTGGGCATACGCAAGGTGCGCTATCCCGAAGGAAAAAATCACCTCAACCGCGAAAAGGACTTGAGTCATCCTTATATGACCAGCGATTTTTCGAAATGCATAAATTGTTTTCGTTGTGTGCGTGCTTGCGATGAAGTGCAGGGCCAATTTGTGCTCAGCATGGCCGGTCGTGGATTTGATAGTCACATTGTTAAAGGCGATAACAAAACATTTTTCGAATCGGCATGTGTAAGTTGTGGCGCCTGCGCACAGGCATGCCCCACCTCTGCTATATCGGATGTGTTTGAATCAAAATCAATTGCCATAGATAAAAAAGTACGCACCATATGCACGTATTGTGGTGTTGGTTGCAACCTCGATGTGGCCGTAGATAACGGACAGGTTAAGTCGATACAGGCACCGTATGATGCCGAAGTAAACCAGGGACATACCTGCCTCAAGGGGCGTTTTGCTTTTTCATTTTACAAACATCCAGAGCGTATACAAACACCGTTAATAAAGCGTAATGGAAAATTTGAACCCGCCACCTGGGACGAAGCGTATGATTTTGTTGCAACAAAATTTTCGGAGATAAAGAATACACATGGACCCGATGCGTTGGCTGGCATTTCATCGGCACGGTGTACGAATGAGGAAAATTATTTGATGCAAAAATTTTTCAGAGCCGTAATAGGTACTAACAACATTGACAGTTGTGCACGCGTGTGCCACTCGCCAACAGCACTGGGAATGCAACGCACCTTTGGTACCGGTGCAGCTACTAACTCCATCGAAGATCTTAAATACACTGACCTCATCATGGTAATTGGAGCCAATCCTACAAGCGGACATCCGGTTACTGGAGCCAAGCTTAAGCAGTTGGCCATGAAAAAAACCTGCATTGTTATAGACCCTCGCAGAACTGAACTTGCAGAGTATGCCACCTATCATTTACAATTGCGCCCTGGCACTAACGTGGCCATGCTAAATATGCTGTTGTATTACATTGTTGCCGAAGGTCTCGAAGACAAAAACTTTATCGAAAATCGAACCGAAGGGTACGAAGAATTTCGACAGCACATGCTGAAACAGAATATGGACGAGCTTGAAAAAATTACCGGTGTAAAAAAGGAGCTTGCTCGCAAAGCCGCCATGGCGTATGCCAGTGCGCCTAATGCCATGTCGTTTCATGGTCTGGGTGTTACCGAGCACTCGCAAGGAACGTATACTGTAATGCTTATTGCCGACCTTGCTATGATAACCGGAAATATTGGAAGGCGTGGTGTAGGAGTAAATCCATTACGCGGACAAAACAATGTGCAAGGTGCTGCCGATATGGGTTGTCAACCACATCAGGGTGCCGGTTATCTGGATGTTACTAATACCGAATATCACCACCGCTATGAAGAATTTTATAAAGCCAAACTGCCTATACATGTAGGATATAAAATTCCGCAGATGTATGATGCAGCATTGGCGGGCAAGCTCAAAGCGCTATGGATAATGGGTGAGGATAATGTGCAAACCGATCCCAATACAACACATGTGAAAAATGCGCTGAGTAAATTAGACTTACTGGTTGTGCAGGAATTATTTATGACCGAAACAAGCAAAATGGCCGATGTCATTTTACCTGCCTCATCGTTCCTCGAAAAGAGTGGTACTTTTACGAATGGCGAACGAAGGATACAACGTGTGCAGGAAGTGGTAAAACCATTGCCGGGAACCAAACCCGATGGACAAATTGTGATAGACCTGATGAACCGTATGGGTTATGCTCAAGCGGATTATGATCCAAAAACATTGCTCGAAGAAATAGCGCAGATAGTACCATTTTTTGCCGGAGTAAAATGGGATGAGCTTGGCGACAATGGCAAGCAATGGCCAGTGTTGCCTGATGGTAGCGATACAGAGATATTGCATACCGATACATTTAAACGGGGCAAAGGAAAATTCCAGACTGCCACGTGGCTCGAATCCGAAGAAATTGTAAAAAATGCCGATGAGTTTCCTTATATACTGACTACCAATCGCGAGCTTGAGCATTACAACTGTGGCACTATGACACGTAGAACAGGGAATGTTGAAATATTAAAAGATGATGTGCTTATTATTCATCCTGAAGATGCAACCAAACATCAAATTGCCGAAGGAGAATATGTATGTGTAATAAGTGCTCGCGGAAAAATTGATGTAAAAGCACGCATTAGTGATGAAGTACGCCCCGGAGTATTATCAAGTACTTTTCATTTTCCTGATATACATATGAATGACCTTACCAGCAGCGTTGCCGATAGCGAAGCCATGTGCCCGGAGTATAAAGTTGTTGCAGTAAACATTCGTAAAAGCAAGGGACAACATAAAATACTTGCTGAGGCAAAAGGATAA
- a CDS encoding MBL fold metallo-hydrolase, with amino-acid sequence MTNPSFHVEQLYTNCLAQGAYYIISNGEAAIIDPLRETQPYLEKLKRDHVTLKYIFETHFHADFVSGHLDLHRQTNAPIVFGPNAAPAFDYIGATDEQVFKLGNISIKVLHTPGHTMESTCYLLLDEHGKPHSLFSGDTLFIGDVGRPDLAQKAASMTQEQLASTLFQSLRNKVMTLPDEVIVYPAHGAGSACGKNMSKETVSTIGLQKQLNYALRADMTEQEFIKEVTDGLLPPPVYFGANVAMNKSGYQNFESILKQGMRALTATEFETAAEETGALILDTRNSSEFCKAFIPQSINIGIGGDFAPWAGAMIGDVAQRILLITEHGKEEESIMRLSRVGFDNVLGYLQNGITAWIEAGKETDRVNRISPEQFAGEFKHEQHKVIDVRKNSEYAAEHINEAYNMPLASINDWIKDIKPNEHFYLHCAGGYRSAIAASILQARGYHNFSEVEGGFNAIKKTPVPTSDFVCQSKVVS; translated from the coding sequence ATGACGAATCCATCTTTCCATGTTGAACAACTCTACACCAACTGCCTCGCGCAAGGCGCATATTACATTATAAGTAATGGCGAAGCTGCTATTATTGATCCCCTGCGTGAAACACAACCTTACCTTGAAAAGCTAAAGCGTGACCATGTTACGCTCAAGTATATTTTCGAAACGCATTTTCATGCAGACTTTGTAAGTGGACATCTTGACCTACACCGTCAAACAAATGCACCCATTGTATTTGGACCTAATGCTGCACCAGCCTTTGACTACATTGGCGCAACTGACGAACAAGTTTTTAAGTTGGGAAACATTAGCATTAAGGTATTGCACACGCCCGGGCATACCATGGAAAGCACTTGCTACCTGTTACTTGATGAGCATGGAAAACCGCACTCCTTGTTTAGTGGCGATACACTTTTTATTGGAGATGTTGGCAGGCCGGACCTCGCACAAAAGGCAGCATCCATGACGCAGGAGCAGTTGGCCTCTACCCTGTTTCAATCATTGCGTAATAAAGTAATGACTTTGCCTGATGAAGTAATTGTATATCCTGCACATGGAGCAGGAAGTGCCTGTGGAAAAAATATGAGTAAGGAAACAGTTAGTACCATTGGACTACAAAAGCAACTGAACTATGCCCTGCGTGCTGACATGACCGAACAGGAATTTATTAAAGAGGTTACTGATGGGCTATTACCGCCCCCGGTTTATTTTGGTGCAAATGTAGCTATGAACAAAAGCGGCTATCAAAATTTTGAAAGCATACTAAAACAAGGCATGCGTGCTTTAACTGCAACTGAATTTGAAACTGCAGCAGAGGAAACCGGAGCATTAATACTAGATACACGCAACAGCAGTGAATTTTGTAAGGCATTTATTCCGCAATCAATTAATATTGGTATTGGAGGAGATTTTGCACCGTGGGCAGGCGCTATGATTGGCGATGTGGCTCAGCGAATTTTACTCATAACCGAACATGGTAAAGAAGAGGAGAGCATCATGCGTTTATCTCGAGTAGGTTTTGATAATGTGTTGGGCTATTTGCAAAATGGAATAACTGCCTGGATAGAGGCAGGTAAAGAAACAGATAGAGTAAACAGAATTAGTCCGGAGCAATTTGCCGGTGAGTTTAAGCATGAACAACACAAAGTAATTGATGTGCGCAAAAACAGCGAATATGCTGCTGAGCATATTAACGAAGCCTACAATATGCCATTGGCCTCTATTAACGATTGGATAAAAGATATAAAACCGAATGAGCATTTTTACCTGCATTGCGCAGGCGGTTATCGCAGCGCTATTGCTGCAAGCATTTTACAAGCACGCGGATATCATAACTTTTCAGAGGTTGAGGGCGGTTTTAATGCAATAAAAAAGACTCCGGTGCCCACGTCTGATTTTGTTTGTCAAAGCAAAGTTGTTAGCTAA